The Thioalkalivibrio thiocyanodenitrificans ARhD 1 nucleotide sequence CCTCGATGTGGGTGCCCCGGTCAAGCTGCGCGGCGTGACCATCGGCGAGGTCAGCCGGATCGGTTTTACCCACGGATACTATCAGCAGGATCTGCCTGTCACCGAGCGATACCAGTACGTGATGGTCGAGGCCGTGATCCGGGCGGACCGGATCGGCGCGAGCGGGCGGCTGCCCACGCCGGAGATGGTTCAGACCATGGTCGACCGGGGCCTGCGCGTGCGCATGACCCCGCAGGGCGTGACGGGGATCAATTTCCTGGAGTTGGATTTCATGGATCCGGCGATGCAGATTCCGGTCACCATCGACTGGGTGCCGGAGAACATCTATGTGCCGTCCGCGCCGGGTACCGTGACCCAGTTCATCGAGTACGCCGATCGTATCGGCCGGCGCCTGGATCAACTGGACGTGGAGGGGGTGGTGGATAATCTGAACCGGGTGCTCGGCAGTTTGGAAACGGCCATTGGTGCCCTGGAGGTCTCGCGCATCAACGAGGAGCTGATCGCCGTGCTGACCGGTTCCCGGGCCGCCGTCCGCCGCCTCGACGATCTCTTGTCGTCGCCCCTGTTGGCCGATGTGCCAAGGGATCTGGGTGTGGCGGCGGCAAACCTGCGCGCGCTCTCCGAGAGTCCGCGATTCGACGAAAGCATGAATGCTCTGGAACGGGCCATGGAGAGTATCGAACGTACGGCCACCGGACTGGAGGGGACCATGCTGGGTCACGAGCACGATCTGGTCATTATCCTGGACAACCTGCGGGTCATGTCCGAACGGTTGCGGGACCTGAGTGAGGAGGCGGCCATGTATCCCGGGATTCTGCTGGGCAGCCCGCCGGTGCGCCGAGAGGATACGGCCCGATGACCAGGGTGCAGTCCTGGTTCCGGAACATGGGGTTCGTGCTGACGGTCCTTTCCATGAGCGCCTGTTCCATTGCCGTGAATCTGCAGCGCCCCGTGCCGGAGAAGCAGCACTTTATCCTGGATGTACAGCGTACCGCAGCCACGGCGCATGGTCCGGACGGGTCCAGACTGGTACTTGGACCCGTGCGGGTCGCCCCCGAGTTCGAAAGCCGTGCCTTTGTCTACCAAGTGGAGGCGCAGCGTTACGAGAGCGATTTCTATCATCTCTGGCTGACCAGTCCCCGGGACCAGGTGTCGAGGGTGGTCACGGAGTGGTTCCAGGAGAGCGGGGTGTTCCGGGAAGTCGTGCCTCCCGCGCTGTCGGGTGCCGCGGATTACCGGCTCGACCTGTCGGTGACGCGCCTGTACTGGGACCTGCGGGATCCCGGTGAGCCGGTGGCACACCTGACCGTCCGTGCCCATCTGTCCGCCGGATTGCGGCCGGAACGGGACGTTCGGCTGAGCACGCGCGTCGAGGCCGGCGAGCGGGCGGCATCGGCGGCGGCACAGGACAGGGTGACGGCCATGTCGCGGGCCTTCTCGCGGGCGCTGGCTGAGCTGGAAGTCGAGGTCGCCCGGGCGGTTGGCGGGCAGCCGGCCTCAGGACCGTGAGTCGTCGGGCTCGGAAGGTGCATCCTGCGGGACGAGCTTCAGGCTCACCACCGGGGACTCATCCTCGGGCCCGGCATCGGCCACCGGACCGGACAGAGCCTCCCCCGGACGGTGGGCACGTACCAGGCGCGGACCCAGGCGCAGCGTGACGCTTTCTGACTGACCTTCCCGGGCGTGGGCCAGGGCTCGTTCCGCGATCTCGTGGAGTTCCTCCGCAGTCACGTCGACAATGACGTTCATCTGCTCGATGGCCCAGGAGAGGTCCTCCTCGCGTGGTGCTGTCTGCGGCGGTTCGCCCTCGTGATGGGGGTAGAGCAGTGCGACCGGATAGCGGCGCCACCGGAAGGGGTAGTTGGCCGCCACCGCGGCCGTGAACAGGATCAGTACGTTGAACATGATCGGCGCCACCACGAAGAGGTAGCCCATACCGTAGACGGTGCTGCCGCCCAGGGCCGCGGCGAGCGCTGTCGCCCCGCCGGGCGCATGGACGCAACGGAAGAGTTGCATCATCCCGATGGAGAGCCCCACGGCCAGAGCCGCTGCGAGCGCCGGCTGGGGAAGCAGCACGGCGCAGGTCACGCCGGTCAGGCCGGAGATCAGATGTCCGCCGAACAGGGGCCAGGGTTGCGACATGCTTCCATGAGGTACGGCAAACAACAGCACTGCGGAGGATCCCATGGACGCCGCCACGAAAAGCACCGCAAGACCCTCAAGAAACCAGACGCTTACCACGTAGACCAGCAGAATCCCCAGCGTGGCGCTCAGGGCGGATACGAGGATCTCGGTCCAGCCCACGGCATTGGTGCTGGAGCCCAGCAGGCGCAGTCTGCGGATGAAGGACGGGTTTGATTGCATGGGCGCAACCCCTTTCAACGACGATCAACGGCCGCGCCGCGGCAGTGGTCTGGAACACGCGGCCTGGGAATTTGTCCAGGGAATACAATGATGTACATAAAGTACATGATTCCATGCCGACCGTCCATGGCCGGGTGATCACCCGCACCCGATGGCAGACTCGGCGGAGATGGCGCGGCCCTGCTACTGGCTGCCGCGCCCTGACGGTTTTTGGAAGAGAGCCGGTTTGGGCAGGAAGGTTTGCCTTACATGCACCCGGCTGTCAAACAGCACGAAAATGGGCTTTTAAGCCCCTGATTTTATGCGAATATGGTGGAGCGGATGGGAGTCGAACCCACGACCTCAGCAGTGCGATTGCTGCGCTCTCCCAACTGAGCTACCGCCCCATAAGCAGCGCATTGTACAAGGGCCCTCATGCCACGGCTAGCCCGGATGTGAGTGGCGGTCGCCCGGGCTTTGCCATCGACGAGGCGCCGTATCGTATTGTGACCGGAGCGGTCAGTTGCAGGATCCCGCTCCCGTGGGCGATATGCCAATGCATGGCCATCGCCCGGAGGACCGGGCTCCTACCGGGGGTCAGGTTTCGCCGGCGCTCAGGATCAAGCCCCCCAATGGGGGCAGGGTGAGCACGATGGAATGGGGGTGTCCCATCCAGGGGATGTCCTCGCTGTGGGCGGCGGGATTGCCCGCGTTGCTGCCCCCATAGTGTTCGGAGTCGGAATTGAGGAGCACCCGATAGGTGCCCGGCCGGGGTACGCCGATCCGATAGCCCTCGCGGGGGACAGGGGTGAAATTCAGGGCCACGATGACCAGATCGTCGTCCGCCCTGCGCAGGAAACTCAGCACCGATTGTGCCGCGTCGTGACAGTCGATCCACTCGAATCCCGGCCAGTCGAAATCGAGCCGGTGCAGGGCGGGGACCTCGCGGTAGAGGCGGTTGAGGTCCGAGACCAGGGCTCCGATGCCCTGGTGCGGCGGGAAGTCCAGCAGATACCAGTCCAACTGGCCGGCTGCATCCCATTCATCGCCCTGGCCGAACTCGGAACCCATGAACAGCAGCTTCTTGCCCGGGTAGGCCCACATGTAGGTATAGAGGAGGCGCAGATTGGCGAAGCGTTGCCATTCGTCGCCCGGCATCCGGTAGAGCAGGGAGCGCTTGCCGTGCACCACCTCGTCATGAGAGAAGGGCAGGACAAAGTTTTCCGTGAAGGCGTACAGCAGGCCGAAGGTGAGCTGGTCGTGATGGAAGTGCCGATGTATCGGATCCTTCCCGAAGTACTCCAGGGTGTCGTGCATCCAGCCCATGTTCCACTTCATGGAGAATCCCAGGCCGCCCAGCCAGGTGGGCCGTGTCACCTGGGGCCATGAGGTGGATTCCTCCGCGACGATCAGTGCGCCGGGATGCTGTCCCTGCACCACGTTGTTCAGTTCCCGGATGAAATCGATGGCCTCCAGGTTCTCGTTGCCCCCGTAGCGGTTCGGCTCCCACTCCCCCGCTTCGCGGGAATAGTCCAGGTAGAGCATGGAGGCCACCGCATCCACCCGCAGGCCGTCGATGTGGAATTCCTCCACCCAGTACAGGGCACTGGAGACGAGAAAGTTCCGGACCTCGTTCCTGCCGTAGTTGAAGATCAGGGTCCCCCACTCACGGTGTTCGCCCTTGCGGGGGTCCTCATGCTCGTAGAGGGCCGAGCCGTCGAAGCGGGCCAGGGCATGGCGGTCTTTGGGGAAATGGCCGGGCGCCCAGTCGAGCAGCACGCCGATGCCGTTTTCGTGACAGTGGTCGACGAAATAGCGGAATTCGTCGGGGGTCCCGAATCGGCTCGTGGGGGCGTAGTACCCGGTGGTCTGGTAGCCCCAGGAGGCGTCGAAGGGATGCTCGGTGATGGGCAGCAGTTCGATGTGGGTGAACCCCATTGCTTTCACGTAGTCCACAAGTGCATGCGCCAGTTCCCGATAGCCGAGAAACTCCCCTTCGGGACCCCGCTTCCAGGACCCCAGGTGCACCTCGTAGATGGACATGGGGCGATGCAGCCACTGGTCCCCGTGGCGCGCGGCGAGCCAGTCGCTGTCACCCCAGTCGTACCGGTCCGGAGCGGGCACCACGCCGGCGGTTCTCGGACGCAGCTCGAACTGTTGCCCATAAGGGTCGGTCTTGATCAGGATCTCGCCCGTATCCCGGTTGCGGATCTCGTACTTGTAGAGGCAACCGGGCTCCAGGCCGGGGATGAAAAGTTCCCAGATGCCGCTTCCGCCCCGCACCCGCATGGGGTGCACTCGCCCGTCCCAGCGGTTGAAATCGCCTACCACGCTGACCCGCTCCGCACCCGGCGCCCACACGGCGAATC carries:
- a CDS encoding MlaD family protein, whose amino-acid sequence is MKTRAGYFRLGLFIVIALGTGILVLLLLGIGNLFRPSVIMETYFDGSVQGLDVGAPVKLRGVTIGEVSRIGFTHGYYQQDLPVTERYQYVMVEAVIRADRIGASGRLPTPEMVQTMVDRGLRVRMTPQGVTGINFLELDFMDPAMQIPVTIDWVPENIYVPSAPGTVTQFIEYADRIGRRLDQLDVEGVVDNLNRVLGSLETAIGALEVSRINEELIAVLTGSRAAVRRLDDLLSSPLLADVPRDLGVAAANLRALSESPRFDESMNALERAMESIERTATGLEGTMLGHEHDLVIILDNLRVMSERLRDLSEEAAMYPGILLGSPPVRREDTAR
- a CDS encoding ABC-type transport auxiliary lipoprotein family protein; protein product: MTRVQSWFRNMGFVLTVLSMSACSIAVNLQRPVPEKQHFILDVQRTAATAHGPDGSRLVLGPVRVAPEFESRAFVYQVEAQRYESDFYHLWLTSPRDQVSRVVTEWFQESGVFREVVPPALSGAADYRLDLSVTRLYWDLRDPGEPVAHLTVRAHLSAGLRPERDVRLSTRVEAGERAASAAAQDRVTAMSRAFSRALAELEVEVARAVGGQPASGP
- a CDS encoding HPP family protein is translated as MQSNPSFIRRLRLLGSSTNAVGWTEILVSALSATLGILLVYVVSVWFLEGLAVLFVAASMGSSAVLLFAVPHGSMSQPWPLFGGHLISGLTGVTCAVLLPQPALAAALAVGLSIGMMQLFRCVHAPGGATALAAALGGSTVYGMGYLFVVAPIMFNVLILFTAAVAANYPFRWRRYPVALLYPHHEGEPPQTAPREEDLSWAIEQMNVIVDVTAEELHEIAERALAHAREGQSESVTLRLGPRLVRAHRPGEALSGPVADAGPEDESPVVSLKLVPQDAPSEPDDSRS
- the glgB gene encoding 1,4-alpha-glucan branching protein GlgB, whose protein sequence is MSVTTKIIIPPEVQRVLDARHHDPFAVLGRHPLDGQSLVRALLPRAVEAWVVEASDAPMQRLDDTDLFQWQGDSLPDRPYRIRWSDGHGHEQVAYDPYAFAPQTPDFDVHLFNEGRHWHAYRIMGAHSHTVDDVEGVRFAVWAPGAERVSVVGDFNRWDGRVHPMRVRGGSGIWELFIPGLEPGCLYKYEIRNRDTGEILIKTDPYGQQFELRPRTAGVVPAPDRYDWGDSDWLAARHGDQWLHRPMSIYEVHLGSWKRGPEGEFLGYRELAHALVDYVKAMGFTHIELLPITEHPFDASWGYQTTGYYAPTSRFGTPDEFRYFVDHCHENGIGVLLDWAPGHFPKDRHALARFDGSALYEHEDPRKGEHREWGTLIFNYGRNEVRNFLVSSALYWVEEFHIDGLRVDAVASMLYLDYSREAGEWEPNRYGGNENLEAIDFIRELNNVVQGQHPGALIVAEESTSWPQVTRPTWLGGLGFSMKWNMGWMHDTLEYFGKDPIHRHFHHDQLTFGLLYAFTENFVLPFSHDEVVHGKRSLLYRMPGDEWQRFANLRLLYTYMWAYPGKKLLFMGSEFGQGDEWDAAGQLDWYLLDFPPHQGIGALVSDLNRLYREVPALHRLDFDWPGFEWIDCHDAAQSVLSFLRRADDDLVIVALNFTPVPREGYRIGVPRPGTYRVLLNSDSEHYGGSNAGNPAAHSEDIPWMGHPHSIVLTLPPLGGLILSAGET